In Haloarchaeobius salinus, the sequence ATCTCGATGCCGGCCCCACCGACCGTCAGCGGCACGAGCGGGAGGTGGCCGCCGACGGTCACCGTCGGGTGGGACGCACCGCGGGCCATCAGCTTGTTCCGCGGCTGGAGCAACAGCCGGGCGTGCTCGTCGCCGGTCACCAGCTCGTTGTACTGGAGCACGTACGTCCCCGCGTCGAGGTGCCACCACTGGTACTCGTCGTCCGGGTTCCGCCGGGTCAGCTCGTGGGGTTCGAGGTCCGCCTCCGCGAGTTCGTCGCCCCCGAAGTCGATGCGGCCCGGTCCGGTCACCTCGTGAATCGCGCTGACGGTCAGGTCGATGCCGTGCTCTCGAACCTGCGTCTCCGGGTGGACGAGGTTGTCCACGCGGTCGAGTACCTCCTGCATGGGCGGCCGTTGGAGTGCCATCCTCAAAAAGGCCGGCTGGTTCCGGCGCGAGCGCGGCCCGCGAGCCCACCACCGACAACACAACCGTTTTGACGACAGCTTTCGACTCCAGACGGTGTGAAGCGACGCCTCGGCTACCTCGCGTTCGTGGTCGCCCTGCTGGCCATCGTCGCGGTGAGCGTCCTCGAGACGGCGTGGGTGCCACCCGAGTCCCAGCAGTCGCTCAAACCGTGGGTGCTGAAGGGGCTGCTCGCGCTGGCCATCGCGACCGGAACGTACGGCGCTTACCTCCTGCTCTCGGCGGGGATGACCCGGCTGGTGCACGACAAGCGACGGCGGCACGACCTGCGGAACGTCGTCCGGCTGGTGATGATCGTCGCGGCCATCGTCGCCGTCGCGGGCGTGCTGACCGACCAGTGGCTCGGCGTGCTGTTCTCGCTCGGCATCGTCGGCTTCGGGGTGACGGTGGCGCTGCAGCAGCCGCTCACGTCCCTGCTCGGCTGGGTGTACATCCTCGCGATGCGGCCGTACCAGGTGGGCGACCGGATCCGCGTCGAGGACGCGAAGGGCGACGTCATCGACGTCGACTTCCTCGTGACGACGCTGTGGGAGGTCGAGGGCGACCTGGTCTCCTCGCACCAGCCGTCGGGCCGGACGGTGACGGTGCCGAACAGCCTCATCCTCACCTCGGAGGTGTTCAACTACTCGCGGGACGACTTCCCGTTCGTCTGGAGCGAGGTGACGATGCAGGTGTCCTACGAGACCGACCTGGAGTTCGCCCGGGAGACCATGCAGGCGGTCGCGGACGAGCACCTCGGCGACGAGATGGAGCGCCGCGTCGAGACGTACCGCGAGCAGCTGGCGGAGACGCCGGTCGACCTCGAGGTGCAGGGCCGGCCGTCGGTGAACCTCACGCAGGGGGAGACGTGGGTCGAGCTCCGGCTGCGGTTCCTGACCCGGCCGCGGAAGATTCAGGCCACGAAGAACGAGCTGTACGAGGAGGTCCTGGCGCGATTCCAGGCGAACCCGGACAGGGTGTCGTTCCCGGTCGGGCGGTTCCGGTAGCCCGACGTCTTTTCCCGCGACGGCCCGTCTGTGAGCCCATGACCGACGAGTACGACGTGGTCGTGGTCGGCGTCGGTGGCATGGGCAGCGCGGCGTGTGCCCACCTCGCCGCGCGCGGCGTCGACGTGCTTGGCATCGAGCGGTTCGACGTCCCGCACACGCACGGCTCCTCGCACGGCTCGACGCGCATCATCCGGAAGGCGTACCACGAACACCCCGACTACGTGCCGCTGGTCGAACGCGCCTACGAGAACTGGCGCGAACTCGAGGCCGAGACGGGACGTGACCTGCTCCACGTCACGGGCTCGGTCTGTGCCGCGCCGCCGGACGGGGACCTCGTCGACGGCGCGCGGTTGGCCTGCGAGAACCACGGCCTCGCCCACGAGACGATGACGGGCGCGGAGCTGAACGAGCGGTTCCCAGGGTACGGCGTCCCCGACGACTACGACGCGCTCTTCCAGCCCGACGGCGGCTTCCTCGACTGCGAGCGCGCCGTGAGTGCCCACGTCGAGCGCGCGGTGGCCGAAGGAGGAACCATCCACGCCCGCGAGATGGTCACGGACTGGTCCGCGGACGGCGACGGCGTCACGGTCGAGACGGACCGGGACTCCTACGCCGCCGGCTCGCTGGTGCTCGCCGCCGGTGCGTGGACCGCCGACCTGCTGCCGGAGCTGGATGGTACCGTCGTCCCGGAGCGGCAGGTGCTCGGCTGGTTCCAGCCGCCCGAGCGCGCCGACGACTTCACGCCCGACCGGTTCCCGGTCTTCGTCACCGAGAGCGACGGCGGCGACGAGTACTACGGCTTCCCGCGCTACGACCGCCCCGGCGTGAAGGTCGGCCTCTACCATCACCTGCACGAGGAGACCGACCCTGATTCGGTCGCCGAGCCCTCTCGCGCGGACGAGGACGCGCTCCGGGGTCTCCTCCGTGACCACTTCCCCGCCGCCGACGGGCCGACGATGGGCCTCTCGACGTGCATGTTCACCAACTCGCCGGACATGGACTTCGTCGTCGACACGCTGCCAGCGCACGAGCACGTCGTCGTCGCGGCGGGTTTCTCGGGTCACGGCTTCAAGTTCGCCAGTGCGGTCGGCGAGGCGCTCGCTGACCTGGCGCTCGACGGCGAGACGCCTCTGCCGGTCGACGGCTTCGCGGTCGACCGGACGGCGATCCGGAGCGCCTGATCCGAACCCACCGGAGGAACGTTTAGGGGTGCGACGACCGCATCACCACCATGGACCTCCTGTCAGACGAGACGGCTCGCTTCGTCCGCGCGACAGCCCCGGAACCCGATGGTCTCGCCGCCGAGATGGACGCCTACGCCGCGGAGCAGGACTTCCCGCACGTCGGTCCCGGGGTCGGCGGGCTCCTGCGCACC encodes:
- the solA gene encoding N-methyl-L-tryptophan oxidase → MTDEYDVVVVGVGGMGSAACAHLAARGVDVLGIERFDVPHTHGSSHGSTRIIRKAYHEHPDYVPLVERAYENWRELEAETGRDLLHVTGSVCAAPPDGDLVDGARLACENHGLAHETMTGAELNERFPGYGVPDDYDALFQPDGGFLDCERAVSAHVERAVAEGGTIHAREMVTDWSADGDGVTVETDRDSYAAGSLVLAAGAWTADLLPELDGTVVPERQVLGWFQPPERADDFTPDRFPVFVTESDGGDEYYGFPRYDRPGVKVGLYHHLHEETDPDSVAEPSRADEDALRGLLRDHFPAADGPTMGLSTCMFTNSPDMDFVVDTLPAHEHVVVAAGFSGHGFKFASAVGEALADLALDGETPLPVDGFAVDRTAIRSA
- a CDS encoding dCTP deaminase, with amino-acid sequence MQEVLDRVDNLVHPETQVREHGIDLTVSAIHEVTGPGRIDFGGDELAEADLEPHELTRRNPDDEYQWWHLDAGTYVLQYNELVTGDEHARLLLQPRNKLMARGASHPTVTVGGHLPLVPLTVGGAGIEIKENARVSTVVPVEAGPSVGDAPDDAVDADIVE
- a CDS encoding mechanosensitive ion channel family protein codes for the protein MKRRLGYLAFVVALLAIVAVSVLETAWVPPESQQSLKPWVLKGLLALAIATGTYGAYLLLSAGMTRLVHDKRRRHDLRNVVRLVMIVAAIVAVAGVLTDQWLGVLFSLGIVGFGVTVALQQPLTSLLGWVYILAMRPYQVGDRIRVEDAKGDVIDVDFLVTTLWEVEGDLVSSHQPSGRTVTVPNSLILTSEVFNYSRDDFPFVWSEVTMQVSYETDLEFARETMQAVADEHLGDEMERRVETYREQLAETPVDLEVQGRPSVNLTQGETWVELRLRFLTRPRKIQATKNELYEEVLARFQANPDRVSFPVGRFR